From a region of the Carassius auratus strain Wakin chromosome 31, ASM336829v1, whole genome shotgun sequence genome:
- the LOC113051006 gene encoding homeobox protein TGIF2-like isoform X1, with translation MTLKTQRLLNRACARVCVSFDEDQNGDTEFSAMSDSDPCEDDSYPLNLSTSGRRSGSAAKRRRRGNLPKESVQVLRDWLYQHRFNAYPSEQEKLSLSGQTRLSVSQICNWFINARRRLLPDLLRKDGKDPTQFTMSRRTCKPDRSASPECPASSTRPSVICPAPTLDLRLLGNTATAILAGAGCLPSSGNRDGSVQALMQLDTRGLLRWEGLTGDQHLTTIPYASTSVPTLGAVSPTGLLFNTPPPTPPELCPQDFSDLKLLVDAALQRAAEQEISQQKEQTMQPQTNGPANESSRALVQNGDSETPSRDKSDAAPSLMESSVLPVSVPITSHSFSGPHIDLNTAAASDAESGSFVWSVRQPARPANVVSHTWVSQYTCNTITEAVN, from the exons CTTTTGATGAGGACCAGAACGGAGACACTGAGTTTTCTGCCATGTCAGACAGCGACCCGTGTGAAGACGACAGTTACCCTCTCAACCTGTCCACCAGCGGCAGAAGAAGTGGGTCTGCAGCCAAACGCCGCCGTCGAGGAAACCTCCCCAAAGAATCTGTCCAGGTTCTGAGGGACTGGCTGTACCAGCATCGCTTCAATGCTTATCCTTCAGAGCAGGAGAAGCTGAGTCTGTCTGGACAGACACGTCTGTCTGTGTCCCAG ATCTGTAACTGGTTCATAAATGCCCGCCGGAGGCTCCTGCCGGACCTGCTGAGAAAAGATGGCAAAGACCCCACTCAGTTTACAATGTCACGACGCACCTGCAAACCAGACAGATCTGCCTCACCGGAATGTCCCGCCTCTTCGACCCGCCCCTCTGTCATCTGCCCCGCCCCCACATTGGACTTGAGACTGCTGGGTAACACTGCAACGGCAATTTTGGCTGGAGCCGGTTGCTTGCCATCATCGGGAAACAGAGATGGCAGTGTTCAGGCTCTGATGCAGCTGGACACTCGAGGTTTACTGAGATGGGAAGGTCTGACCGGAGACCAGCACCTTACAACCATACCATATGCTTCTACCTCTGTCCCAACCCTAGGAGCGGTGAGCCCGACTGGGCTCCTGTTTAACACACCTCCACCTACCCCACCGGAGCTTTGCCCTCAAGATTTCAGCGATCTGAAGCTTCTGGTGGATGCGGCCCTACAGCGAGCAGCCGAGCAAGAAATCAGTCAGCAGAAAGAACAAACGATGCAACCTCAAACAAATGGACCTGCAAACGAAAGTTCAAGAGCGCTCGTCCAGAATGGTGATTCGGAGACTCCTTCAAGGGACAAATCCGATGCTGCACCGAGCTTGATGGAGAGCTCAGTATTACCCGTATCGGTTCCTATCACAAGCCACTCTTTTTCAGGCCCTCACATTGATCTGAACACGGCTGCTGCCTCCGATGCAGAATCTGGAAGCTTTGTGTGGAGCGTTCGACAACCTGCTCGACCTGCGAATGTAGTTTCACACACATGGGTTTCGCAGTACACATGCAATACGATCACGGAAGCGGTAAACTAA
- the LOC113051006 gene encoding homeobox protein TGIF2-like isoform X2 gives MKPNKRAFDEDQNGDTEFSAMSDSDPCEDDSYPLNLSTSGRRSGSAAKRRRRGNLPKESVQVLRDWLYQHRFNAYPSEQEKLSLSGQTRLSVSQICNWFINARRRLLPDLLRKDGKDPTQFTMSRRTCKPDRSASPECPASSTRPSVICPAPTLDLRLLGNTATAILAGAGCLPSSGNRDGSVQALMQLDTRGLLRWEGLTGDQHLTTIPYASTSVPTLGAVSPTGLLFNTPPPTPPELCPQDFSDLKLLVDAALQRAAEQEISQQKEQTMQPQTNGPANESSRALVQNGDSETPSRDKSDAAPSLMESSVLPVSVPITSHSFSGPHIDLNTAAASDAESGSFVWSVRQPARPANVVSHTWVSQYTCNTITEAVN, from the exons CTTTTGATGAGGACCAGAACGGAGACACTGAGTTTTCTGCCATGTCAGACAGCGACCCGTGTGAAGACGACAGTTACCCTCTCAACCTGTCCACCAGCGGCAGAAGAAGTGGGTCTGCAGCCAAACGCCGCCGTCGAGGAAACCTCCCCAAAGAATCTGTCCAGGTTCTGAGGGACTGGCTGTACCAGCATCGCTTCAATGCTTATCCTTCAGAGCAGGAGAAGCTGAGTCTGTCTGGACAGACACGTCTGTCTGTGTCCCAG ATCTGTAACTGGTTCATAAATGCCCGCCGGAGGCTCCTGCCGGACCTGCTGAGAAAAGATGGCAAAGACCCCACTCAGTTTACAATGTCACGACGCACCTGCAAACCAGACAGATCTGCCTCACCGGAATGTCCCGCCTCTTCGACCCGCCCCTCTGTCATCTGCCCCGCCCCCACATTGGACTTGAGACTGCTGGGTAACACTGCAACGGCAATTTTGGCTGGAGCCGGTTGCTTGCCATCATCGGGAAACAGAGATGGCAGTGTTCAGGCTCTGATGCAGCTGGACACTCGAGGTTTACTGAGATGGGAAGGTCTGACCGGAGACCAGCACCTTACAACCATACCATATGCTTCTACCTCTGTCCCAACCCTAGGAGCGGTGAGCCCGACTGGGCTCCTGTTTAACACACCTCCACCTACCCCACCGGAGCTTTGCCCTCAAGATTTCAGCGATCTGAAGCTTCTGGTGGATGCGGCCCTACAGCGAGCAGCCGAGCAAGAAATCAGTCAGCAGAAAGAACAAACGATGCAACCTCAAACAAATGGACCTGCAAACGAAAGTTCAAGAGCGCTCGTCCAGAATGGTGATTCGGAGACTCCTTCAAGGGACAAATCCGATGCTGCACCGAGCTTGATGGAGAGCTCAGTATTACCCGTATCGGTTCCTATCACAAGCCACTCTTTTTCAGGCCCTCACATTGATCTGAACACGGCTGCTGCCTCCGATGCAGAATCTGGAAGCTTTGTGTGGAGCGTTCGACAACCTGCTCGACCTGCGAATGTAGTTTCACACACATGGGTTTCGCAGTACACATGCAATACGATCACGGAAGCGGTAAACTAA
- the LOC113051006 gene encoding homeobox protein TGIF2-like isoform X3, with translation MSDSDPCEDDSYPLNLSTSGRRSGSAAKRRRRGNLPKESVQVLRDWLYQHRFNAYPSEQEKLSLSGQTRLSVSQICNWFINARRRLLPDLLRKDGKDPTQFTMSRRTCKPDRSASPECPASSTRPSVICPAPTLDLRLLGNTATAILAGAGCLPSSGNRDGSVQALMQLDTRGLLRWEGLTGDQHLTTIPYASTSVPTLGAVSPTGLLFNTPPPTPPELCPQDFSDLKLLVDAALQRAAEQEISQQKEQTMQPQTNGPANESSRALVQNGDSETPSRDKSDAAPSLMESSVLPVSVPITSHSFSGPHIDLNTAAASDAESGSFVWSVRQPARPANVVSHTWVSQYTCNTITEAVN, from the exons ATGTCAGACAGCGACCCGTGTGAAGACGACAGTTACCCTCTCAACCTGTCCACCAGCGGCAGAAGAAGTGGGTCTGCAGCCAAACGCCGCCGTCGAGGAAACCTCCCCAAAGAATCTGTCCAGGTTCTGAGGGACTGGCTGTACCAGCATCGCTTCAATGCTTATCCTTCAGAGCAGGAGAAGCTGAGTCTGTCTGGACAGACACGTCTGTCTGTGTCCCAG ATCTGTAACTGGTTCATAAATGCCCGCCGGAGGCTCCTGCCGGACCTGCTGAGAAAAGATGGCAAAGACCCCACTCAGTTTACAATGTCACGACGCACCTGCAAACCAGACAGATCTGCCTCACCGGAATGTCCCGCCTCTTCGACCCGCCCCTCTGTCATCTGCCCCGCCCCCACATTGGACTTGAGACTGCTGGGTAACACTGCAACGGCAATTTTGGCTGGAGCCGGTTGCTTGCCATCATCGGGAAACAGAGATGGCAGTGTTCAGGCTCTGATGCAGCTGGACACTCGAGGTTTACTGAGATGGGAAGGTCTGACCGGAGACCAGCACCTTACAACCATACCATATGCTTCTACCTCTGTCCCAACCCTAGGAGCGGTGAGCCCGACTGGGCTCCTGTTTAACACACCTCCACCTACCCCACCGGAGCTTTGCCCTCAAGATTTCAGCGATCTGAAGCTTCTGGTGGATGCGGCCCTACAGCGAGCAGCCGAGCAAGAAATCAGTCAGCAGAAAGAACAAACGATGCAACCTCAAACAAATGGACCTGCAAACGAAAGTTCAAGAGCGCTCGTCCAGAATGGTGATTCGGAGACTCCTTCAAGGGACAAATCCGATGCTGCACCGAGCTTGATGGAGAGCTCAGTATTACCCGTATCGGTTCCTATCACAAGCCACTCTTTTTCAGGCCCTCACATTGATCTGAACACGGCTGCTGCCTCCGATGCAGAATCTGGAAGCTTTGTGTGGAGCGTTCGACAACCTGCTCGACCTGCGAATGTAGTTTCACACACATGGGTTTCGCAGTACACATGCAATACGATCACGGAAGCGGTAAACTAA